Proteins from one Cryptomeria japonica chromosome 4, Sugi_1.0, whole genome shotgun sequence genomic window:
- the LOC131062563 gene encoding putative disease resistance protein RGA3: MAFLGEAVVGKICEMAVEMAVQKLTDEAKLLLDFSNDFSWLNDNLTNVRGFLQDADQQSPHNVGVKQWLEKVRVISFLAEDICEECAIESMYGNDAQTCGLSCNQWIFRYRIGRKIKDIKERMRYIIEDVNKLKLLREVLPASEVSPNTSHSVDRKKSYLLPSVYSVGIETKVDDMLRLLDNNSSPIIAVVGMGGIGKSYLLQHVYRIVKERYDKCIWLSFSQSYSISTLQCDIASHLGLGPQIKNEEMSQERAAELIHENLQGKRYFAVLDDVWEAREDLLCKLGLLTGDNGHSKILVSTRNKEVCTILDAHIYEMQCLSEKESWSLFCFYAFKGNKVPNHQLEEVGRDILKQCGNLPLAIKMVAASLPKTTMPRDWEAKLDRLKEVVVTDDDQMMPILRLSYFSLPARLKACFAYLSFFPKVEQINCEYLVYLWIGEGFIPAGEDQWDAAWDCINKLANLCLLQVWEQYEDRLTNYCRTHDLLHDLAITISKENKCFFSLEEACKGENGDCCRIFLGMKDVNDAQISERRPVWLRTLSLSQNWRITCIPGNMFMAMRGLRVLELSGTDICTLPQSLGKMKLLKVLNLNDTQIEKVPECVRHLRSLLFLALPLRCRKLPVWINEVKCLQHLECKGVTRVPKGISKLIGLRTLRSDWLDVSSEGDRFMRPEDFVNITQLQELCLDVNKDMDSRIEEGILALLVKMRRLTIRKSTVKELKLPKKMIAMKGLESLIVFKFAVESWICGMANLRELELKCCGGSHYLELQTMPNLVRLELSGNDNCKELPKAFGQRGGFMHLRFLKIDWFNELEEFPELEEGAMTRLEEFYLCNCRKVKKVGVGLELLKCLKVFYYKKSDNLEEMFKVGGEYWDKIKVINPHVKIMS; the protein is encoded by the coding sequence ATGGCATTTCTTGGAGAAGCTGTTGTAGGAAAAATTTGTGAGATGGCCGTGGAGATGGCCGTCCAGAAATTAACTGATGAGGCAAAGCTACTACTGGATTTCAGCAATGATTTCTCGTGGTTAAACGATAATCTCACAAATGTAAGGGGTTTTCTGCAAGATGCTGATCAACAGTCTCCACATAATGTGGGTGTAAAGCAATGGCTGGAGAAGGTTCGCGTTATTTCCTTCCTTGCAGAAGACATCTGTGAGGAATGCGCTATAGAATctatgtatggaaatgatgctcaAACTTGTGGGCTAAGTTGTAATCAATGGATTTTTCGCTATAGGATAGGGCGGAAAATCAAGGACATCAAGGAGCGCATGAGATATATTATCGAAGATGTCAACAAGCTGAAGCTATTGCGTGAAGTTCTTCCTGCAAGTGAAGTATCGCCCAATACATCTCATAGTGTAGACCGCAAGAAATCTTATCTTCTGCCGAGTGTATACTCAGTGGGAATAGAGACCAAAGTTGATGACATGCTCAGATTGCTGGACAACAATTCCTCTCCAATTATTGCGGTCGTTGGGATGGGGGGCATAGGCAAGTCCTATCTTCTTCAGCATGTTTACCGCATCGTAAAAGAAAGGTACGATAAGTGTATATGGCTTTCATTTTCTCAGTCTTATTCTATTTCCACCTTGCAATGCGACATAGCTTCCCACTTAGGCTTAGGACCGCAAATTAAGAATGAGGAAATGTCTCAAGAGAGAGCAGCAGAGCTGATTCATGAAAATCTGCAAGGAAAGAGATATTTTGCGGTGTTAGATGATGTGTGGGAGGCAAGGGAAGATTTATTATGTAAGCTTGGCCTCTTGACTGGAGACAATGGGCATAGCAAAATTCTGGTTAGCACAAGAAACAAAGAGGTTTGTACAATTCTGGATGCTCATATCTACGAGATGCAATGTTTGTCGGAGAAAGAGAGTTGGAGCCTGTTTTGCTTCTATGCGTTTAAGGgaaataaagtgccaaatcatcagcTTGAAGAAGTTGGCCGTGACATTTTAAAGCAGTGTGGAAATTTGCCGCTAGCTATCAAAATGGTAGCTGCATCTCTGCCGAAGACCACGATGCCAAGGGACTGGGAGGCCAAGCTCGATCGGCTTAAAGAGGTAGTTGTTACCGATGATGATCAGATGATGCCTATTCTCAGACTCAGTTATTTCTCACTGCCTGCACGTCTTAAAGCGTGCTTTgcttatctttctttctttcccaaGGTTGAGCAGATAAATTGTGAGTATCTAGTATATCTGTGGATCGGGGAAGGATTTATTCCAGCAGGAGAGGACCAGTGGGACGCGGCATGGGATTGTATAAATAAGCTTGCCAATCTCTGTTTGCTTCAAGTATGGGAACAATATGAGGATAGACTAACCAATTATTGTAGAACTCACGATTTGTTGCATGATTTGGCCATAAccatatcaaaagaaaataaatgttttttttcaCTTGAGGAAGCATGTAAAGGTGAAAATGGTGACTGCTGTCGGATTTTCCTGGGTATGAAAGATGTAAATGACGCTCAAATATCAGAGAGGCGTCCTGTTTGGCTCCGCACCCTTTCATTGTCTCAAAATTGGAGGATTACTTGCATTCCGGGAAACATGTTTATGGCTATGAGAGGACTGCGTGTTCTCGAATTGAGCGGGACGGACATCTGTACATTGCCTCAAAGCCTTGGAAAGATGAAACTTCTAAAAGTCTTGAATTTAAATGATACACAAATTGAGAAGGTACCAGAGTGTGTGAGACACCTGAGAAGTCTCTTGTTTCTAGCTCTGCCTCTAAGATGTAGGAAATTACCAGTATGGATAAATGAAGTTAAATGTCTTCAGCATTTAGAGTGCAAGGGTGTTACACGCGTCCCAAAAGGAATATCAAAGCTGATCGGTTTGAGAACACTCCGATCAGATTGGTTGGACGTTTCCAGTGAAGGCGACAGATTCATGAGACCAGAGGATTTTGTGAATATCACTCAGCTTCAGGAACTATGCTTAGATGTTAACAAGGATATGGATTCAAGGATAGAAGAAGGGATACTTGCCCTACTGGTAAAGATGAGGCGTCTGACAATTCGTAAGAGCACTGTAAAAGAATTGAAGCTTCCCAAGAAAATGATAGCAATGAAAGGTCTGGAAAGTCTTATAGTATTCAAGTTTGCAGTGGAAAGTTGGATATGTGGTATGGCAAATCTGAGGGAACTCGAGTTAAAGTGCTGTGGTGGTAGTCATTATCTGGAGTTGCAAACAATGCCCAACCTAGTGAGGTTGGAGTTGTCCGGAAATGACAACTGCAAAGAACTGCCAAAGGCTTTTGGGCAACGGGGAGGGTTTATGCACCTGCGCTTCTTAAAAATTGATTGGTTCAATGAATTAGAGGAATTTCCTGAATTGGAGGAGGGGGCAATGACACGTCTCGAGGAGTTCTATTTATGTAATTGTAGGAAAGTCAAAAAAGTGGGAGTGGGACTGGAGCTGTTAAAATGTTTGAAGGTTTTCTATTATAAAAAATCAGATAACTTAGAGGAGATGTTTAAAGTAGGTGGAGAATATTGGGATAAAATTAAAGTCATCAATCCTCATgtaaaaattatgtcataa